One part of the Acinetobacter sp. XS-4 genome encodes these proteins:
- a CDS encoding alpha/beta fold hydrolase: protein MDNTFESFWITCEDGYQLAAQFYPTESKKSANPVLICPATGITKNFYHPFATWLSQQGYEVLSFDFRGIGDSLHGPLKQSDASINDWGTLDIPCAIDALLEKTQAEKVTILGHSAGGQLLGIVPNFHKVAKVVAVAGSTGHVKGLKGKTKFLAPVMFNVIFPISSTLKGYGATQFIGMGENLPKKVAQQWREFCSRPGYVKNAIGKTIFHDFHTEIICPITSIWASDDEIATQHNVADLLSLYPNAPTKMLELNPTKLGYKSIGHMLMFKKSHQKLWSLLEQEIQY from the coding sequence ATGGATAACACTTTTGAATCATTTTGGATAACTTGTGAAGACGGTTATCAACTTGCTGCACAATTTTATCCAACCGAATCAAAAAAGTCAGCAAATCCCGTTTTGATTTGTCCAGCCACAGGTATTACTAAAAACTTTTATCATCCCTTTGCTACATGGTTAAGCCAACAAGGTTATGAAGTATTAAGCTTTGACTTCCGTGGAATTGGAGATTCATTGCATGGGCCGTTAAAGCAAAGTGATGCAAGTATTAATGATTGGGGAACGCTTGATATTCCTTGTGCTATTGACGCCTTACTAGAAAAAACACAAGCAGAAAAAGTTACTATTCTTGGCCATAGTGCGGGTGGGCAACTGTTAGGAATTGTGCCAAATTTTCATAAAGTAGCAAAAGTTGTTGCAGTGGCAGGTTCTACTGGCCATGTAAAAGGGCTTAAAGGTAAAACTAAGTTTCTGGCCCCTGTCATGTTTAACGTTATTTTTCCAATTTCGAGTACCTTAAAAGGCTATGGTGCTACTCAATTTATTGGAATGGGTGAAAACTTGCCTAAGAAAGTTGCACAACAGTGGAGAGAGTTTTGTAGTCGCCCAGGTTATGTGAAAAATGCGATTGGTAAAACTATCTTTCATGACTTTCATACTGAAATTATTTGCCCTATTACTTCTATTTGGGCAAGTGACGATGAAATTGCAACTCAACACAACGTTGCAGATTTATTAAGTTTATATCCAAATGCACCTACTAAAATGCTAGAACTGAACCCGACAAAACTTGGCTATAAATCAATTGGGCACATGCTAATGTTTAAAAAATCACATCAAAAGCTGTGGTCACTTTTAGAGCAAGAAATTCAATATTAA
- a CDS encoding heme-binding protein, with protein MKTKYYLTLADAEFLMEEAQKYAIEHNFKVSIAIVDETSSLLLMKRLDGASPLTSHLCLEKAKCSSISGRPSKFYEELLQSGRLGFLSMPSAQGMLEGGKPIIHEGEILGAIGVSGVQSFEDAEIAQHAIDTFFKKQNS; from the coding sequence ATGAAAACTAAATATTACTTAACATTAGCAGACGCCGAGTTTTTAATGGAAGAAGCTCAAAAATATGCAATCGAACACAACTTTAAAGTCAGCATTGCGATTGTTGATGAAACAAGTTCCTTATTACTCATGAAACGTTTAGATGGCGCCTCTCCTTTAACTTCACACTTATGTTTAGAAAAAGCAAAGTGCTCTTCAATATCAGGTAGACCGTCAAAATTTTATGAAGAACTTCTGCAAAGTGGCCGTCTTGGTTTCTTAAGTATGCCTAGTGCTCAAGGAATGCTTGAAGGTGGAAAACCGATTATTCACGAAGGTGAAATTTTAGGTGCTATTGGTGTATCCGGTGTTCAATCTTTTGAAGATGCAGAAATTGCTCAACACGCGATCGATACCTTTTTTAAAAAGCAAAATAGCTAA